The following DNA comes from Nocardia sp. XZ_19_385.
GTGATGTCGATCCTGAAGTCGGCGCTGGCGCGCGGCAACGGCCGAATCGTGCTGGTATACGCCAATCGCGACCCGCACTCGGTGATCTTCGCCGACGAGCTGCGCGAGCTGTCGGACAAGCACGCGCAACGGCTCACCGTGGTGCACTGGCTGGAGCATCTGCAGGGCCTGCCGTCGGTGGAGGGGCTGGCCACGCTGGTCCGGCCCTACACCTCGTTCGAGGCGTTCATGTGCGGTCCGAAGCCATTCATGGATCGGGTGCACGACGCGCTGGCCCAGCTCGCGGTGCCGCGCAACCGCACGCATGCCGAAGTCTTCAATTCCCTTGCGGGAGACCCGTTCGCGGATCAGGCGCCGGCCGAGGTCTCCGACGAGGAAGCCGCCGACGCCGCGACCGTCGAGGTGGAACTGGACGGCGAGGTGCACCAGCTGTCCTGGCCGCGCAAGCAGACGCTGGTCGACATCATGCTGTCCAAGGGCCTGGATGTGCCCTACTCCTGCCAGGAAGGCGAGTGCGGGTCGTGTGCCTGCACGGTGCTGGAAGGCAAAGTGGAGATGGAGAATTCGGAGATCCTCGATCCGGAGGACATCGAGAACGGGTACATCCTCGGCTGCCAGGCGCGGCCGGTGACCGACCACCTCAAGATCCAGTTCTGAGCGGTTACCGCGCGCGGTAGTGCACCCGCTGGTCGGGCGTCAGATGCTCGGTCGCGTAACTCAATGCGGTGCGGCCCATTTGGCCCGCATGCTTGTCGAGGAAGCCGATGAGCAGCAGCCGGTCGATGCGTTTGCCTACCTCGCGCAGCATCCAGCCGACGGCTTTCTGGATCAGGTCGCGGCGGTCGTCCAGTAGTTGTTCGGCGAGTTCGAACGTGGTGGACGCGTCGCCCGCCTTGATGAACGCGAACGTGGACAGCACCGCGACGCGGCGCTCCCACAGCGAATCCGACTGTGCCAGTTGAAAAAGCAGGTCCCGGGGGCGTTCGAGCAGCCACGGTCCGACGATGTTCTCGGCCGAGACGTCGACCAGATCCCAGTTGTTCACCCGGCCGCGATGCACCGCGTCGAGGTAGAACCGCACCATCTCCTCCTGCGCGGCCAGGTCCAGGGTGCGCGGCTTCGCCGCCTTGGCGAACCGGGCGTTGAGAATGACCAGCCCGGCCAGCCGCTCCTCGTGCACAGGACTGTCCAGCAGTTCCTTGATCCCGGAGAGCGGCAGTCCCGCATAGCGTTTCGCGACAGCGCGGGTGGCAGGTACGCGCACCCCGATCAACACATCGCCCTCGCCGTACTCCCCCGGCCCGGTTTTGAAGAACCGCTGCAGATGGATCGCGTCGGCGGGATCGGCGACCTCCGCCAGCGCTGCCCGTACCTGCGCGGCAGTTGGTGCTTCGGTCACGACATCCTCCCGGACGGTTATCGACGTGGTCGAGCACAATCCAACACCCGGTTCCAATAATCGGTCGACAGGACCCGCCGACACCGGTACACATGGGGGCATGGTTACAGCACGTCCGCATTCGCGGTAGTTACGGCAGGTGTCTCGCAGGCGCGCTGTCGCAGCGCCGCAGACCGACTGCTCGTGCCGTCCCCGGAACGCACCATCTAGGCGAGCGTCTACGAATCAGACGAATCTAGTTGATGGAGTGGGGGATTCCCATGACGCGTGCAATGGCCACCGATCTGAGCCGGGTCCGAAATATCGGCATCATGGCCCACATCGATGCGGGCAAGACCACGACCACCGAACGCATCCTGTTCTACACCGGCGTCACCTACAAGATCGGTGAAGTCCACGACGGCACCGCCGCCATGGACAAGATGCCGCAGGAGCAGGAGCACGGCATCACCATCGCCGCCGCGGCGACCACATGTTTCTGGGCCAAGAACCAGATCAACATCCTCGATACCCCGGGCCACGTCGACTTCACCGTCGAGGTGGAGCGTTCGCTGCGGGTACTCGACGGTGCGGTGGCGGTCTTCGATGCCAAGGAGGGTGTCGAGCCGCAGTCCGAACAGGTGTGGCGCCAGGCCGACCGGTACGACGTGCCCCGGATCTGCTTCGTCAACAAGATGGACAAGCTCGGTGCGGACTTCTTCTACACCGTGCGCACCATCCAGCAGCGCCTGGGCGCGAAACCCCTTGTGGTGCAACTACCGATCGGCGCCGAGGACAGCTTCGAAGGCGTCGTCGACCTGGTCGGGATGCGGGCCCTGCTGTGGCGCGGCGAGACCGAACTCGGGCAGCGCTACGAGATCGCCGAGATCCCGGAGCAGCTGCGGGAACTCGCCGAGCGGTACCGGAACGAGCTACTGGAGGCCGTCGCCGAGACCGACGAGGCGCTGCTGGAGAAGTACCTCGGCGGCGTGGAACTGTCGGTGGCGGAGATCCAGGGCGCGATCCGTCACCTGACGGTGCGCTCGGCGGCCTACCCGGTGCTGTGCGGTTCGGCGTTCAAGAACAAGGGCGTGCAGCCACTACTCGACGCGGTGGTCGCCTACCTGCCCTCGCCCTTGGATGCCGGTGTGGCAGTCGGTCATTCGCCGGCCGACGAGGCCGTGGCGGTGCACCGCGCACCCGAGAGCACCGCGCCGTTCGCGGCGCTGGCGTTCAAGGTGTCGGTGCACCCGTTCTTCGGCAAGCTCACCTACCTGCGGGTGTATTCGGGCCGCGCCGGCACCGGCACCGCGGTCGTCAACTCGACGAAAGGACGAAAGGAGCGCCTGGGCAAGCTGTTCCAGATGCACTCGAACACCGAGAACCCGATCCAGGAAGCGACGGCCGGGCAGATCTGTGCGGTGATCGGACTGAAGGACACCACCACCGGTGACACCCTGTGCGACCCGCACGACCAGATCGTGCTCGAATCCATGACCTTCCCGGACCCGGTCATCCGGGTGGCCATCGAGCCGAGAACCAAGTCCGATCAGGAGAAGCTGGGCACCGCCATCGCGCGCCTGGCCGACGAGGATCCGACCTTCTCGGTGCGGGTGGACGCCGAAACCGGGCAGACCGTCATCGGCGGCATGGGCGAGTTGCACCTCGACATCCTGGTCGACCGCATGAAGCGGGAGTTCAAGGTCGAGGCCAACGTCGGCAAGCCGCAGGTGGCCTATCGCGAAACCATCACCGCCACGGTGGACCGGCACGAGTACACCCATCGCAAGCAGGTGGGCGGGCGCGGCCAGTTCGCCAAGGTCGTGATCGCGGTAGCGCCGTTCGTCGGCGAGGATGGCGCGGTCTACGAGTTCGAGAGCCGGGTCACCGGCGGCCGGGTGCCGAAGGAATACATTCCCGCGGTCGACGCCGGTGCGCAGGACGCCCTGCGGACCGGGGTGCTCGCCGGATATCCGATGGTGAATGTGCACGTGGCGCTGCTCGATGGCGCTGCGCACGTCCAGGATTCGTCGGATCTGGCGTTCCGCACCGCAGGCGCGCAGGCGGTGCGGCAGGCGATCGCCAAGGCGCGTCCGGCGCTGCTGGAGCCGATCATGGCCGTCGAAGTCGTCACCCCGGAGGAATACCTGGGTGATGTCATCGGCGACCTGAACTCCCGGCGCGGCCACGTGCAGGCGATGACGCAGCGTCGAGGCGCCCGCGTCATCCGGGCACTGGTGCCGCTGAAGGAGATGTTCGGTTACATCGGTGACCTGCGGTCCAAGACGCAGGGCCGGGCGAACTACGCCATGGTGTTCGACTCGTACGCGCAGGTCCCCGCGGCTGTGGCCACGGAGATCATCGCCAAGGCCGGTTGACATCAGGACAGCACCGTCGCCAGCGGGCGGCGGTGCTGTCCTGATTGCCCACGCGTGTCGCGGGTACGTGTCGCAGTAAGAGCCCGATAACCCGGCTATCCCCCCACCGGCGCGGGAAGGACGCGGAAGAATGGCAAGCTCAGGTCGTTGCCCGGAATGTGAGCACGACGGTATACCGATCCTGTACGGACTACCGCTCGCCAAGGCGCGAGTCATGGCGGTACGCGGCGATATTCGACTAGGCGGCTGTCTGGTTTCCTTCGATGACCCCCAATGGGAATGCTCCAACTGCAAGCAGCTGTGGCACGATCCGGAGGGCGCGGCCCTGGCACTCTCGGCCTTGTTCGCACGACCCCAGGAATTCACCGCCGCACCGCGCCGCCGCAAGCGACGCTGGTCGGGCCTGGGCAGGTTTCACCAAGTCGACCGCCAATAACTGCCCGTCCCTCATAATCTGCGGGTATGACAACAACGCCGCCCTCGGCGCCTTCCCGATGGTCCGGAATCAGGTTGGCAGTCACAGAATTTGTGCGCGCTCATGCACGTGGGATCATCGCCACGACCATCGCCATTGTCTTGGCTCTTGCCGGCACGGCCGGTTTGATCAGCCTCGGCATGGACCTCAAACAAAATCAGAATCCGTCTCCGGCGCCCCCGACCGGCGTCCCATTACCCACGGTCACAACTGCTGTCGCACCGAAGATCCTCTCGCAGGACACCAGTAAGACGATCAGGGACGTCGAAGGCATCGACCTGGACACAGGAGACATCAAGAACCAAGACATCCTCGGTGTCGACGCCAGCCCGTCTCGAACCGCCGACAGGCTCAACGCGATGACCAATGCCGCATCGCGTTTCGCCATTCCCGGCCAAGGCGCGGACAGCGTCTTCCACCGATGCTCGACAGTGCCGGAAGCTTCCTGGACCCACCCTTTGCTCAACCTCTACGCGCTGGATCCCGGGGCCACTATCTGTGTGCGCACTGATCAGGGAAATATTTCCGCGATGACCGTGACCCATGTCCCCTCAGCGGGCGAGCCACACCTCGAATTCGACTACATCACCTGGCGGGCACGCTGACAGCCGCCGCCGAGTAGGCTCGACACGAGTACTACAAAGCGTAGGAGGAACTGATGGGCCGGTCTACTTCCGCCGCGGCACTGGCGGTCACCGAAGGCGCGCTGAAACACGGATTGCCCTATCTCGCAATGGGTTCCGGGCAGCCGCTGGTCTTCCTGCGCTGGTTCACGGCCGATCATGCCAACCCGACCGGCTGGATGCGGGACACCGAGATCAAGTCGCTCGCGCCCCTGGCCCGCGACTTCCGCGTCTACGCCGTCGGCCGCGCGCCCGGGATGGCCGCGGGCACCACGATGGCCGACATCGCGACCCAGCACGCGGAGGCGCTGCATTCCGAATTCGGCGGTCCCGTAGACGTTCTCGGCATCTCTTCGGGCGGTTCGGTGGCGCTGCAACTCGCCGCCGACCACCCCGGCGCTGTACGCAAACTCGTCGTGGCCTCCTCGGGGTACCGCCTGGAGCGAGCCGCGTCCGCCTCCCAGGTGAAGTTCGGCGAAGCGGCCGCCCGCGGCGAACGCGCCCTGCACCACATGGCCTCGGTCGGCTTCGCCAACCCGGTGGTGGCGCGGCTCGCCGCCGCCGGCATGTGGCTGCTGGATCCGCTCGCACGCCCGAAGAACCCCGCCGACACGCTCGCCTTCGTCCGCGCCGAGGACGCCTTCGACCTCGACGGCCGCCTCTCCGACATCAAAGCCCCCACCCTGGTGGTCGGCGGCGAACGCGACGGCTTCTACCCGGTAGCGAACTTCCGCCACACCGCCGACGGAATCCCCAACTCGCACTTGATCATCTACCCCGGCGCCAGTCACATGGGCGCCATCAAACACCCGCGCTTCGCCCCCGACCTCACGGCCTTCCTCACTCGGTAGGGCAAACCGGGCGACACCGGCCAGGGCACCCCCGGGTGCACACTGAACACATGGCCGAACACGCAACCTGTCCCCGGTGCGGCACCGACGGCGTCCCGATCATCTACGGCTTTCCCTCCGCAGCGGTCATGGACAAGGTCGAAGCCGGCCGCGCGCAAATGGGCGGCTGCGTCATCACCGGCACCGAACCGCGCTGGGCCTGCCCGTCCTACCAGCACCGCTGGCGCACCGACACTCCCGCGCACACAGACACCCCCGAACTCCGGCGTGCGCCCTCCACCTCACGCCGAACTCGCACTGACGCAGCCGAACTCAGCCCCGAAATCCACCGCGACGACACCGGCCGCAAGCCCTCCTGATTGCACCCGCCACGCCGATATCGCCGAACTCAACCCAACTGCGTCATACCGGCCGCGACGACCTGAGCGATGTTCAGAACATCATCGGCATGCGGCAACGACACCCCGTCCAACGCCTGCAGCCGGTCACTGCTGGCGATGGCGAACATCGCCGATACCCACGCTGTCGCACAGGCTTTCACCGTGCCCGGCCGGATCTTGGTCGGCGCGCTGGCCTCGAGCACCTTGACGGTCACCTCCAGCAACTGATCGCGCAGGTGCCGCAGCTGACGACGCACATCGGGATGCGTATCGGCCTCGCGCCACATGATCACGCGCATCACCGAGGAATGGTGGTCGCGCAGATTCAGCGCGGCGTCCAGGTTGACCAGGCTGGCCGCGGGATCGCCGGGGGTGACGACGGTGCCGATGTCGGCGATCGGCTGTGCGGGCACGCGTTCGGCCATCAGGGCCGAGAGGATCGCGTCCTTGGTCGGGAAGTAGTAGAAGACAAGGCCTTTCGGGACGCCAGCCGCGGTGGCGAGCGCGGCTGTCGGCGTCGCGTCGAAGCCCTGTGCGGCGAACAGTTTTTCGGCCGCATCCAGAATGAGTTGCCGGGCGTCGCCGTCCACTTTCGCGCTACGGCGACGCCCGGCACGGTCCCCTCGCCGAGGGGATTTCGGCATTTGCATCAGTGGTGCGGCGCCATGTTGTGCAGACGACCCGACACCGTCGGCAGTGCCGCTACCGCGACCACTACCGTCGCTACCCCGACTACCCATGCGGTCCAGGATGCGCCGAAGTAGGCGGTGAAGTCCAACACCCACGGCGACAGGAACAGCAGTGCGCCGAACAGCGCCATCGCGTAGTCGAGCGCCGCCAGGGACGCGCGGTAGATCTGCGCCAGACCGGTGAGGGCGATCAGCGCGCCGAGGATGATCAGCGCCCAGAACGCATTGTCGTTGGTCGCGACCCAGAGGGTGGACAGTGCGGCGAAGACGCCGAGTGCGACGGCGAGGCCGTCCTGTGCACGGCTATTGGTGAACATGATGTGCCTCCTAAAGGCTCCGAATGTGTCCGTACCTCCCGGTATATACCTGATTGACCGCCCGATCAATACTTCTGTGGACACGTTTCCGCACCGACATTCCGATGTGACCGCCCACACAAACCAGTAAAACCAAGCAACCGTTAGGGTGAGGTTGTGGACGTCCGGCAGAGTTACCAGCAGCGCGAGGTTGCACCGCTGTCGCGAGCGGGTATCCCACCTCAGTCGCCTCCACCGGGCCGCACGCCGTTTCACTCTCGTCCACAGGCAATTCCGGCGGGTCACACCGTCCTGGCATCGAAAGGTAGGGCGGCATGACAGCGCCGATTGTGATCGTCGGAGCCGGTTTGGCCGGATTGCGCACCGCCGAGGAACTGCGCCGCGCGGGTTACGCGGGCGGGATCGTGCTGATCGGCGAGGAATCCCGGCTCCCCTACGACCGCCCGCCGCTGTCCAAGCAATTCGTCCGCGGTGAAACCGACGACACCACACTGCGTCCCGCGGAGTTCTTCAGCGAGAACCAGATCGAGCTGCGGCTCGACACCGCGGCGACCGGCGTGGACACCGCCGCCCGCCAGGTCCGTCTCGCCGACGGTGGTCGGATCGACTACGACCAGCTGGTCATCGCGACCGGTCTGCGGCCTCGCCGTTTACCCGGTCTACCCGATCTGAAGGGCGTGCACGTCCTGCGTGATCACACCGACGCCGCCACCTTGCGCGCCGAATTGGCCGGTGCCAAAAAGGCGCTCGTGGTCGGGGCCGGGTTCATCGGCTGCGAGGTCGCCGCCAGTTTCCGGGCGAGCGGGGTGGCCGTCGTCCTCGTCGAACCCCAGCCGACGCCCCTGGCCTCCGTACTCGGCGAACAGGTCGGCGCGCTCGTCGCCCGCATGCACCGGGCCGAGGGCGTCGACCTGCGCTGCAACACCGGCCTCGACACCTTCCTCGCCGACGACTCCGACCGCGTGCGCGGCGCCCGCCTCTCCGACGGCACCGAGATCGCCGCCGACCTCGTCGTCATCGGCGTCGGCTCCCGGCCGGTCACCGAATGGCTCACCGACTCCGGCATCGAACTCGCCGAACCCGCCGTCGGCGGCGGCGTGCTGACCGACGAGGTCGGCCGCACCTCCGTCCCCGGCGTCTGGGCCGTCGGCGACGTCGCCGCCTGGCTGCACGCTGTGCCCGACCAAGACACCGGCCACCGCAAGCGCGTCGAACACTGGACCAACGCCGGCGAACAAGCCAAACTCCTCACCTGCGCACTGCTCGGCTTGGCCGCCCCCACCGCCGCCCAGGTTCCCTACTTCTGGAGCGACCAGTACGAGGTGAAGATCCAAGCCCTCGGCACCCCCAACGCCGCCGACGACGTCACCATCGTCAGCGACGACGGCCGTAAATTCCTCGCCTACTACGCCCAGGACGGCATCCTCACCGGCGTCGTCGGCGCCGGGCTCACCGCCAAGGTGATGAAAACCCGCGCCAAACTGGCAACTCGGACCGCACTGTCCGACCTGCTCACCCCCGCTACCACCTGACCTCCCTTATCGGAGCGCTAAGGCTTCGATGGGGGTGCGGCGCGGGCGCTGTAATACGGTGGTCACGTGATCGTCGCGCTCATCGATTCCGGGTTGGGGCTGCTACCCACGGCCGCGTGGCTGCGCAAGCTGCGGCCCGAGGTCGATCTGCTGCTGCAGACGGACCCGGACGGCGCGCCATGGGGGCCGAAGCCG
Coding sequences within:
- a CDS encoding ferredoxin--NADP reductase gives rise to the protein MTTVEVPHGSRSVVLRVAAVIEETADTCSLVFDVPEAAREKFAYKPGQFLTLRVPSDLTGSVARCYSLASSPYTDDKPKVTVKRTEGGYGSNWLCDNLKAGDQIEVLPPSGVFTPKNLDEDLLLFGAGSGITPVMSILKSALARGNGRIVLVYANRDPHSVIFADELRELSDKHAQRLTVVHWLEHLQGLPSVEGLATLVRPYTSFEAFMCGPKPFMDRVHDALAQLAVPRNRTHAEVFNSLAGDPFADQAPAEVSDEEAADAATVEVELDGEVHQLSWPRKQTLVDIMLSKGLDVPYSCQEGECGSCACTVLEGKVEMENSEILDPEDIENGYILGCQARPVTDHLKIQF
- a CDS encoding DNA alkylation repair protein, whose product is MTEAPTAAQVRAALAEVADPADAIHLQRFFKTGPGEYGEGDVLIGVRVPATRAVAKRYAGLPLSGIKELLDSPVHEERLAGLVILNARFAKAAKPRTLDLAAQEEMVRFYLDAVHRGRVNNWDLVDVSAENIVGPWLLERPRDLLFQLAQSDSLWERRVAVLSTFAFIKAGDASTTFELAEQLLDDRRDLIQKAVGWMLREVGKRIDRLLLIGFLDKHAGQMGRTALSYATEHLTPDQRVHYRAR
- the fusA gene encoding elongation factor G, whose protein sequence is MTRAMATDLSRVRNIGIMAHIDAGKTTTTERILFYTGVTYKIGEVHDGTAAMDKMPQEQEHGITIAAAATTCFWAKNQINILDTPGHVDFTVEVERSLRVLDGAVAVFDAKEGVEPQSEQVWRQADRYDVPRICFVNKMDKLGADFFYTVRTIQQRLGAKPLVVQLPIGAEDSFEGVVDLVGMRALLWRGETELGQRYEIAEIPEQLRELAERYRNELLEAVAETDEALLEKYLGGVELSVAEIQGAIRHLTVRSAAYPVLCGSAFKNKGVQPLLDAVVAYLPSPLDAGVAVGHSPADEAVAVHRAPESTAPFAALAFKVSVHPFFGKLTYLRVYSGRAGTGTAVVNSTKGRKERLGKLFQMHSNTENPIQEATAGQICAVIGLKDTTTGDTLCDPHDQIVLESMTFPDPVIRVAIEPRTKSDQEKLGTAIARLADEDPTFSVRVDAETGQTVIGGMGELHLDILVDRMKREFKVEANVGKPQVAYRETITATVDRHEYTHRKQVGGRGQFAKVVIAVAPFVGEDGAVYEFESRVTGGRVPKEYIPAVDAGAQDALRTGVLAGYPMVNVHVALLDGAAHVQDSSDLAFRTAGAQAVRQAIAKARPALLEPIMAVEVVTPEEYLGDVIGDLNSRRGHVQAMTQRRGARVIRALVPLKEMFGYIGDLRSKTQGRANYAMVFDSYAQVPAAVATEIIAKAG
- a CDS encoding alpha/beta fold hydrolase — translated: MGRSTSAAALAVTEGALKHGLPYLAMGSGQPLVFLRWFTADHANPTGWMRDTEIKSLAPLARDFRVYAVGRAPGMAAGTTMADIATQHAEALHSEFGGPVDVLGISSGGSVALQLAADHPGAVRKLVVASSGYRLERAASASQVKFGEAAARGERALHHMASVGFANPVVARLAAAGMWLLDPLARPKNPADTLAFVRAEDAFDLDGRLSDIKAPTLVVGGERDGFYPVANFRHTADGIPNSHLIIYPGASHMGAIKHPRFAPDLTAFLTR
- a CDS encoding TetR/AcrR family transcriptional regulator codes for the protein MQMPKSPRRGDRAGRRRSAKVDGDARQLILDAAEKLFAAQGFDATPTAALATAAGVPKGLVFYYFPTKDAILSALMAERVPAQPIADIGTVVTPGDPAASLVNLDAALNLRDHHSSVMRVIMWREADTHPDVRRQLRHLRDQLLEVTVKVLEASAPTKIRPGTVKACATAWVSAMFAIASSDRLQALDGVSLPHADDVLNIAQVVAAGMTQLG
- a CDS encoding SPW repeat protein: MFTNSRAQDGLAVALGVFAALSTLWVATNDNAFWALIILGALIALTGLAQIYRASLAALDYAMALFGALLFLSPWVLDFTAYFGASWTAWVVGVATVVVAVAALPTVSGRLHNMAPHH
- a CDS encoding NAD(P)/FAD-dependent oxidoreductase, giving the protein MTAPIVIVGAGLAGLRTAEELRRAGYAGGIVLIGEESRLPYDRPPLSKQFVRGETDDTTLRPAEFFSENQIELRLDTAATGVDTAARQVRLADGGRIDYDQLVIATGLRPRRLPGLPDLKGVHVLRDHTDAATLRAELAGAKKALVVGAGFIGCEVAASFRASGVAVVLVEPQPTPLASVLGEQVGALVARMHRAEGVDLRCNTGLDTFLADDSDRVRGARLSDGTEIAADLVVIGVGSRPVTEWLTDSGIELAEPAVGGGVLTDEVGRTSVPGVWAVGDVAAWLHAVPDQDTGHRKRVEHWTNAGEQAKLLTCALLGLAAPTAAQVPYFWSDQYEVKIQALGTPNAADDVTIVSDDGRKFLAYYAQDGILTGVVGAGLTAKVMKTRAKLATRTALSDLLTPATT